DNA from Flavobacterium aestivum:
TATTTCATTAAGTCAAAATTTAAAAAACAGTAATACAGGAATTATAGCAGAACACAAACGCCGTTCGCCATCCAAGTCCATAATCAATCAAGGCTTTACTGTTGAAGAAGTAGTGAAAGGATATGAAAGTGCAGGTGCTTGTGGAATTTCGGTTTTAACAGACGGAAAGTATTTTGGTGGCTCTCTAGACGATCTACTTTTGGCTAGAGCCTCAGTAAATATTCCGCTTTTGCGAAAAGAATTTATTGTAGATGAATACCAAATTCTGGAAGCCAAAGCACATGGAGCCGATTTAATTTTGCTCATCGCAGCCGTTCTAACAAGAGAAGAAATCAAATCATTGTCCGAATTTGCCAAGAACCTAGGACTCGAAGTCTTACTAGAAGTACATAATCTCGAAGAACTGGAAAAATCGATTATGCCAACACTGGATATGATTGGCGTAAACAATAGAAACCTAAAAACTTTCGAAGTAAGCTTGGATTTCAGCAAAGAATTAGCCTCAAAAATCCCGAATGAATTTGTAAAAGTTTCAGAAAGCGGCATCAGCTCTATTGAAGCCATCAACGAACTAAAACCTTATGGATACAAAGGATTTTTAATTGGAGAAAACTTTATGAAAACCGATAATGCAGGCAAGGCTGCAACGGAATTTATTAGCAAGCTGTAGGCTGTAAGCTATAAGCTATAGGCTATAAGCCTTAAGCTTGAGCATTTAATAAATAAAATAATTCAGCATAAAGTAAAAAGCCTAAAGCTTATTGCTTATTGCTTAAAGCAAAAAAAAATGAAACTCAAAATCTGCGGAATGAAATACCCTGACAATATACTCGAAGTAGGCTCGCTCCTACCCGATTATATGGGATTTATATTTTGGGAGAAATCGGCTCGGTATTTTGATGGAGTCATACCAGATTTGCCAAAATCAATTAAAAAAGTGGGCGTTTTCGTGAATGAAAACATTCCTGTAATTGAAGAAAAAATAGCAAAATATGATTTGCAGGCCATTCAATTACACGGACAGGAATCTATTGAATTTTGTTCAGAACTGAAAAGCAAGATTGACCCTTCTATCGAAATCTTCAAAGTATTTTCGGCAGACGAGAATTTTGATTTTAGTGTTCTAAAAGCTTACGAGCCCGTTTGTGATTATTTCCTTTTTGACACCAAAGGCAAATTACCGGGTGGAAACGGAACCACTTTTGATTGGAAAATATTAGAAAAATACCCCTCGACAAAACCCTTCTTCCTTAGTGGCGGAATTGGAATCGAGGAATTAGATTCCATAAACGAAATTTCAAAAACCAATTTACCGGTTTATGCCATCGATGTAAACAGTAAATTTGAAATTGAACCTGGATTAAAAAATATATCATTATTAAAAAAAATAAAAAAATGTCATACAACGTAAACGAAAAAGGCTATTACGGCGAATTTGGAGGAGCTTACATTCCAGAAATGTTATACCCAAACGTAGAAGAATTACGCCAAAACTATTTAAAAATAACATCAGACCCTGAGTTTCAAGCAGAGTTTGATGCATTACTAAGAGATTATGTGGGACGTCCTACCCCATTGTATTTTGCAGAACGTTTATCAAAACAATACAACACCAAAATCTATCTCAAAAGAGAAGATTTGTGTCATACAGGCGCACACAAAGTCAACAATACCATCGGGCAAATTTTATTAGCCAAACGATTGGGCAAAAAACGCATCATTGCCGAAACCGGTGCAGGTCAACACGGTGTGGCAACAGCAACTGTTTGTGCCTTGATGGGATTGGAGTGTATCGTATATATGGGAGAAATAGACATCAAGCGTCAAGCACCCAATGTAGCTAGAATGAAAATGCTAGGTGCAGAAGTTCGTCCAGCACTTTCGGGATCTAAGACCCTAAAAGACGCTACGAACGAAGCCATTCGTGATTGGATCAACAATCCGGTTGACACGTATTACATCATAGGATCTGTTGTAGGACCTCATCCTTATCCAGATATGGTGGCACGATTCCAATCGGTTATTTCAAAAGAAATCAAAGGACAATTATTAGAAAAAGAAGGTCGTGAAAACCCAGATTATGTAATTGCTTGTGTAGGTGGCGGTAGCAACGCCGCAGGTGCTTACTATCATTTTCTAGACAATCCAGATGTAAACATCATAGCTGTTGAAGCCGCTGGTTTAGGCGTAGATTCTGGCGAGAGTGCTGCAACTTCGGCTTTAGGAAAAATAGGTATCATTCACGGAAGTAAAACTCTTTTGATGCAAACACCAGACGGTCAAATCACCGAACCCTATTCTATCTCAGCAGGTCTTGATTATCCGGGTGTTGGTCCACTACACGCGCATTTGTTCGCCTCAGGAAGAGCACAATTTGTCTCTATCACTGATGAGCAAGCAATGAACTTTGGATTACAACTTTGCAAAACAGAAGGTATTATTCCGGCTATCGAAAGTGCCCATGCTTTTGCCGTTCTTAACGAAATGAAATTCAAAAAAGACGACATTGTGGTAATCAACCTTTCTGGAAGAGGTGACAAGGATTTGAACACTTATATTGATTATTTCAAATTGTAGTTGGGCGTTACCACAAGGGTCGGGCTGTACGCTATATTCCCGATTAACAAAAACTACGGCAAAAAAGCCTTGTTTTTCTAAATCGGGAGATGCCGCTTCCATCCCTAACGCGCAATCGCAATTACTAAGATAAAAAGGAAACAAGAGGGAAATAAAAAACTAAAAATTATGACTGGAATTATTCATTATGAGACATTTATCTTGACTGGAATACTTTTAAATATTACTCCAGGAAATGATACTATCTTTATATTAAGCAGAAGCATGGCTCAAGGGAAAAAAGCAGGTTTTATGTCTGTATTGGGTATTGCAACAGGATCCTTAATCCATACCATTCTTGCTGCTTTTGGTCTATCCATCATTATTGCCAAATCAATATTGGTTTTTAGCATTATTAAATATGCCGGAGCTGCTTATTTATTATACATCGGTTACCAAATGCTAACGGATAAAAAGAGTCTCAATACTGACACTTCTTTTTCCGAGAAATCAATAAACCTGAAAAAAATATATAGAGATGGGGTTATAACCAATGTCCTAAACCCAAAAGTAGCTTTGTTTTTTATTTCATTTCTTCCTCAGTTTATTGATTCCAGTGTTTCGAGTACTGTTTTACCCTTTATAAAACTTGGAGTAACATTTACGGTAACAGGAACAATATGGTGTTTAATCCTGGCAAATTTTGCCTCATTTATTTTTTCAAAATTAAAACACAATAAAACCCTCTCCAATTATATAAACAAAACTTGTGGAGCAGTCTTGATAGGACTTGGAATCAAAGTAGCCCTGTCAAACAAAAACTAAAATAGCATTATTTCAGATTGAGTATAATTAACATTTCTAAAAATAGAATCTATGCAAAAATTATTCGCTTATGGCACCCTGAAAAATGAGGAGGTACAAGAAAACCTTTTTGAGCGCATTCTTCACGGAACTCCAGAAACATTGATTGGTTATGAATTAAATGAAATCCAAATCGAAGAAGAATTTGGAATAGCACATTATCCTATCATTATGGAAACAAAAGATTCCAATGATACCATCAGCGGGATTTTATATGAAGTTACAATGAAAGAGCTTCATCAAGTCGATTTGTATGAAGGATTGCATTACAAACGTGTGGAAGTAACACTACAATCAAATCAAAAAGCTTGGACTTATAGTGCCTTCTAGAAACTATTAAAAGAATTAAAAACGAAATAAGAAAAAAATGATTTTAGCAGCTGCCCAAACCAAACCTAAACGAGGAGATATAGAATCCAATCTTTTAGATCATTATCGCCTGGTAAAATTGGCTGCCACAAATGGTGCTCAATTAATTGTATTTCCGGAACTGTCTATTACAGGATATGAAAAAGAAGATGCCGCACGATTAGCTTTTGATGAAAATGATACCCGATTAAATCATTTTAAAAAATTAGCCACCGAAAATAATATTACAATAATTGCCGGAGCACCGATACGCATACAATCAGATTTGTTTTTGGGCGAATTTTGTATAGCCCCAAATGATTCTGTTTCTATATATACCAAACAATTTCTTCACACAGGAGAAGATATGTATTATCAATCATCCTTCAATTACAATCCGATGCTTGAAATAGAGAATGAAAGAATCTCCTGTGCTATTTGCGCCGATATTGATAATCCGAAGCATCCGGAAAATGCCAGCAAAAATAACAGTTCTACTTATGTTGCCAGTATATTCTTTTCGCCAAATGGGATTCCGCAAGCACATCAATCCTTACAGAGTTATGCCTCTCAATACCAAATGAATGTTCTAATGGCTAATTTTGGAGGAGACTCCTACGGAAGTCCTTCAGGTGGTCGTTCCGCTTTTTGGAACAACAAAGGAGAATTGATTGCCCAAATGGGTGATTCGGGTTCCGGATTACTGCTCATAGAAAAACAAAATACCGACTGGACCAGTAAAATACTAAATGATTAAAAGCACAACTAAAGATAAAAGACATTATAAAAAACACATAAAATGAATCGAATAAATCAAAAAATACAAGAAGACAAAAAAATACTTTCCATTTACTTTTCAGCTGGATATCCCAACCTAAATGACACCGTACAAATCGTTCAGGATTTAGAAAAAAGTGGTATTGATATGATTGAGATTGGATTGCCGTTCAGTGATCCTTTGGCTGATGGACCAACGATTCAAGAGAGTTCGACCCAAGCTTTGCATAACGGTATGACAACACAAATCTTGTTTGATCAATTGAAAGACATTCGCCAAAGCGTAACCATTCCGTTAGTTATTATGGGGTATTTCAACCCGATGTTACAATACGGAGTAGAGAATTTCTGTAAAAAATGTGCCGAAATAGGAATCGATGGTTTAATCATTCCTGATCTTCCGGTAGATGTATATGCAGAACAATACAAAGCCATTTTCGATAAATACGGACTAATCAATATCTTCTTGATTACGCCACAAACTTCAGAAGAGCGCATTCGTTTTATTGACAGTGTTACAGATGGATTCATCTACATGGTGAGTTCAGCGAGTGTAACGGGATCACAGGCAGGTTTTGGAGACATACAAGAAACTTATTTCAAACGCATTGCTGACATGAATTTGAAAAACCCACAAATAGTTGGTTTTGGAATTAAAAACGAAGAAACCTTCAATCAAGCTACTCAATTTGCCAAAGGTGCCATCATCGGAAGTGCTTTCATCAAGCATTTGACTGAAAATGGAGCCGGAAAAATTAAAGAGTTTGTGAAAGCAATCCGATAATTATAAATATTCAAAAAGTCCCTCAAGTATACTATTTGAGGGACTTTTTGAATATTGCCTTATCCTGAAAAAGTTCATTGTAAAATCACAATGTTTTCAAGTAGTCTAAAAGGTCTTTTTTGTCTTGGTCATTCATTTTCCAAATTACTCCAATATCAGCTTTTGTACCATCACTCTTTAAATCATCGTCAAGGAAACGATACACTAAACTGTCATTGTAGGGAATTGTAAAGTTATTTGGATTAGACAAAGAACTAAATTGTATAGAGAGACCATTCATTCTATCTCCATTTTTTCCGTGACAAGTAATGCAACTGCTTACTATTGTTATTCTTGAAGCGCTCTTGTCAAGCATTTTTTCACCTTTTATATTTTTTCCTGTTTTGTAAATGGTTTCACCGTTGGTTGAGTAAATCTTTGGCTTACAAGAAACAATTGCCATACAAATAAACAGTAGGATAGCTAATTTTGAATTTTTCATGTCTAAATCTTTAGTTTGATTATAGATAAAACAGCCAAAACAAACGATAGTACAGAACCAATAGTTCTAACGGAATGATAAGCATTCCAAGGTGTTTCAAAAGCTTTTCGCATTGCCGAAATTTCGTTTGCCGTGGCTGACAAAATTGAGAACTTGTCTAATTGATCATTCAACGGAACATTACCCACAACAGTAACTCCAAAAACACTAATTAAATAAACCAGGGTTGCACCTATCAAAAGATAAAATGAGGTAGATACTCCGTTTCTATACATCAAATAACTTGAAATTGGCAATATAAAAACGCTACCCATAAAGCTCAAGAAGAACATAGGGTTTTGGATTACTCTGTTTATAGATTGAAATGCTTCCAGATATTTCTCGTCTGAAAGATTTCCTAATCCTGAGTTTACAGAACAGCTATATCCATAAAAAAGACCAGCCACTAAACCTGTAGCCAAAACAGCTACTATCTGAAAAATTAAGCAAATATTCATATTAGTTTTTTTCATTCCAAATACCAGTTTCAAGGGTTTCTACTACATAATTGTCAAAATCTTTGGCTTTTCTTCCAAGTACTTTCTCAACATCATTGGTTACAGATTCGTTTCTACCGTCTAGCAATTCGGTAAAAAGATACTT
Protein-coding regions in this window:
- the trpC gene encoding indole-3-glycerol phosphate synthase TrpC gives rise to the protein MNILDKIIIDKKREVVLKKSIIPVSQLEASVFFGKETISLSQNLKNSNTGIIAEHKRRSPSKSIINQGFTVEEVVKGYESAGACGISVLTDGKYFGGSLDDLLLARASVNIPLLRKEFIVDEYQILEAKAHGADLILLIAAVLTREEIKSLSEFAKNLGLEVLLEVHNLEELEKSIMPTLDMIGVNNRNLKTFEVSLDFSKELASKIPNEFVKVSESGISSIEAINELKPYGYKGFLIGENFMKTDNAGKAATEFISKL
- a CDS encoding phosphoribosylanthranilate isomerase — encoded protein: MKLKICGMKYPDNILEVGSLLPDYMGFIFWEKSARYFDGVIPDLPKSIKKVGVFVNENIPVIEEKIAKYDLQAIQLHGQESIEFCSELKSKIDPSIEIFKVFSADENFDFSVLKAYEPVCDYFLFDTKGKLPGGNGTTFDWKILEKYPSTKPFFLSGGIGIEELDSINEISKTNLPVYAIDVNSKFEIEPGLKNISLLKKIKKCHTT
- the trpB gene encoding tryptophan synthase subunit beta; its protein translation is MSYNVNEKGYYGEFGGAYIPEMLYPNVEELRQNYLKITSDPEFQAEFDALLRDYVGRPTPLYFAERLSKQYNTKIYLKREDLCHTGAHKVNNTIGQILLAKRLGKKRIIAETGAGQHGVATATVCALMGLECIVYMGEIDIKRQAPNVARMKMLGAEVRPALSGSKTLKDATNEAIRDWINNPVDTYYIIGSVVGPHPYPDMVARFQSVISKEIKGQLLEKEGRENPDYVIACVGGGSNAAGAYYHFLDNPDVNIIAVEAAGLGVDSGESAATSALGKIGIIHGSKTLLMQTPDGQITEPYSISAGLDYPGVGPLHAHLFASGRAQFVSITDEQAMNFGLQLCKTEGIIPAIESAHAFAVLNEMKFKKDDIVVINLSGRGDKDLNTYIDYFKL
- a CDS encoding LysE family translocator produces the protein MTGIIHYETFILTGILLNITPGNDTIFILSRSMAQGKKAGFMSVLGIATGSLIHTILAAFGLSIIIAKSILVFSIIKYAGAAYLLYIGYQMLTDKKSLNTDTSFSEKSINLKKIYRDGVITNVLNPKVALFFISFLPQFIDSSVSSTVLPFIKLGVTFTVTGTIWCLILANFASFIFSKLKHNKTLSNYINKTCGAVLIGLGIKVALSNKN
- a CDS encoding gamma-glutamylcyclotransferase family protein, whose protein sequence is MQKLFAYGTLKNEEVQENLFERILHGTPETLIGYELNEIQIEEEFGIAHYPIIMETKDSNDTISGILYEVTMKELHQVDLYEGLHYKRVEVTLQSNQKAWTYSAF
- a CDS encoding carbon-nitrogen hydrolase family protein, whose amino-acid sequence is MILAAAQTKPKRGDIESNLLDHYRLVKLAATNGAQLIVFPELSITGYEKEDAARLAFDENDTRLNHFKKLATENNITIIAGAPIRIQSDLFLGEFCIAPNDSVSIYTKQFLHTGEDMYYQSSFNYNPMLEIENERISCAICADIDNPKHPENASKNNSSTYVASIFFSPNGIPQAHQSLQSYASQYQMNVLMANFGGDSYGSPSGGRSAFWNNKGELIAQMGDSGSGLLLIEKQNTDWTSKILND
- the trpA gene encoding tryptophan synthase subunit alpha produces the protein MNRINQKIQEDKKILSIYFSAGYPNLNDTVQIVQDLEKSGIDMIEIGLPFSDPLADGPTIQESSTQALHNGMTTQILFDQLKDIRQSVTIPLVIMGYFNPMLQYGVENFCKKCAEIGIDGLIIPDLPVDVYAEQYKAIFDKYGLINIFLITPQTSEERIRFIDSVTDGFIYMVSSASVTGSQAGFGDIQETYFKRIADMNLKNPQIVGFGIKNEETFNQATQFAKGAIIGSAFIKHLTENGAGKIKEFVKAIR
- a CDS encoding c-type cytochrome; this encodes MKNSKLAILLFICMAIVSCKPKIYSTNGETIYKTGKNIKGEKMLDKSASRITIVSSCITCHGKNGDRMNGLSIQFSSLSNPNNFTIPYNDSLVYRFLDDDLKSDGTKADIGVIWKMNDQDKKDLLDYLKTL
- a CDS encoding DUF1772 domain-containing protein is translated as MKKTNMNICLIFQIVAVLATGLVAGLFYGYSCSVNSGLGNLSDEKYLEAFQSINRVIQNPMFFLSFMGSVFILPISSYLMYRNGVSTSFYLLIGATLVYLISVFGVTVVGNVPLNDQLDKFSILSATANEISAMRKAFETPWNAYHSVRTIGSVLSFVLAVLSIIKLKI